The Candidatus Poribacteria bacterium genome includes a region encoding these proteins:
- a CDS encoding molybdenum cofactor biosynthesis protein MoaB, translating into MSTSSTSTQQHREMATEQGPVAVAIVTVSDTRTPETDKNAVFLREQLAAEGNSVAAYQIIKDEPDQVAAVLDKMAESDAQVILFNGGTGIAPRDTTFDILDRKLEKTLPGFGELFRMFSYDQVGAAAMLSRATAGVYRGKVVISTPGSTAAVQLAWEKLIGPELQHLAWEVGR; encoded by the coding sequence ATGTCAACAAGTTCTACAAGTACACAACAACATCGAGAAATGGCAACCGAACAGGGACCCGTCGCCGTCGCGATTGTCACCGTGAGCGACACACGCACCCCTGAAACAGACAAAAACGCCGTATTTCTCCGCGAACAACTCGCCGCAGAGGGCAACAGCGTCGCCGCATACCAAATTATAAAAGACGAGCCCGACCAAGTCGCCGCAGTATTAGATAAAATGGCGGAAAGCGATGCCCAAGTTATTCTCTTCAACGGTGGCACGGGTATTGCCCCGCGGGACACCACCTTTGACATTCTCGATCGCAAACTGGAAAAGACTTTGCCCGGATTCGGCGAACTCTTCCGGATGTTTAGCTACGATCAGGTCGGTGCCGCGGCGATGCTCTCACGAGCGACAGCCGGGGTCTACCGCGGAAAAGTCGTGATCTCCACACCCGGCTCCACTGCCGCTGTGCAATTGGCATGGGAAAAGTTGATTGGACCGGAATTGCAACACTTAGCATGGGAAGTCGGACGTTAG
- a CDS encoding STAS domain-containing protein, with the protein MTTQIRRQDGITILEPSGKIVGSSASELRKAISPQIEAYDEPRVLINFEHVNRIDSSGLSALIEARVAATRKKGRIGVVNAGKHIRNLVALNRLVSLFECFDNEDAAVSALSA; encoded by the coding sequence ATGACAACGCAAATTCGTAGACAAGACGGCATCACAATTTTGGAACCGAGCGGAAAGATAGTAGGATCCTCAGCATCAGAATTACGGAAAGCGATTTCACCACAGATAGAGGCTTACGACGAACCACGTGTCCTCATCAATTTCGAACACGTCAATCGAATTGACAGCTCAGGGCTGAGTGCTCTCATCGAGGCACGTGTCGCCGCAACCCGCAAGAAAGGGCGTATCGGGGTTGTCAACGCCGGCAAACACATCAGAAACCTCGTCGCTTTGAATCGACTGGTAAGTCTCTTCGAGTGTTTCGACAACGAGGATGCCGCAGTCTCAGCACTATCCGCGT
- a CDS encoding methyltransferase domain-containing protein translates to MDATIRSHIENLFNHLAKMDHLRANADWLQQALFNVPRHLFIEQYYDGEGPDGIVHVESPIPTEEQLSAIYSNRGLMIREDPHSAASQPSLIFSMLNDLKLTHGCKVLEIGTGSGWNAGLMAFHVGDESLVYSIDLQADLVEKARKHLSSAGFNRVNLRAGDGGLGWDGETFDRIIVTVGSPDIPPAWIESLAEGGILVMPLKTRGAGDPILRLHKQGNKLTGTFTQWAGFMNLQGDFQSSAEDTLDPSADPVVEALLQEEPTFVPLRVYVASDCAFYLRLNGEPMETLWEYNGQSGMYSVLLDRELPTLCVPRSIREPKPENRVDAYGNPQRVDRFIAGIEEWINFGSPKITDYHIELIDPAASEDVAPHSYIDKRPNATLKFSLPDVPILRDQN, encoded by the coding sequence ATGGACGCAACGATTCGCTCTCACATTGAAAATCTATTCAATCACTTGGCAAAGATGGACCATCTCCGAGCCAACGCCGATTGGTTGCAACAGGCACTTTTCAATGTACCGCGTCACCTGTTCATCGAACAATATTATGATGGCGAAGGACCGGACGGCATTGTTCACGTCGAATCACCCATACCGACAGAAGAGCAACTCTCAGCAATCTACTCCAATAGAGGCTTGATGATCCGAGAAGACCCACACAGTGCCGCGTCCCAACCCTCGCTTATCTTTAGCATGTTGAACGATCTCAAACTAACCCACGGATGCAAGGTCTTAGAGATCGGGACAGGAAGTGGATGGAACGCTGGACTGATGGCGTTTCACGTCGGGGATGAAAGTCTCGTCTATTCCATTGACCTCCAAGCGGATCTGGTAGAGAAAGCCCGAAAACATCTGAGTTCTGCTGGATTCAATCGTGTCAATCTGAGAGCGGGTGATGGTGGACTCGGATGGGACGGAGAAACTTTTGATCGGATCATCGTTACAGTCGGTTCACCTGATATTCCGCCGGCGTGGATTGAATCGTTGGCAGAGGGCGGGATTTTGGTGATGCCGCTTAAGACAAGAGGTGCCGGGGATCCGATTCTTCGGCTGCACAAACAGGGCAACAAACTGACAGGCACATTCACGCAATGGGCTGGCTTCATGAACCTGCAAGGAGATTTCCAATCTTCCGCTGAGGATACATTAGACCCCTCTGCGGATCCAGTCGTAGAAGCGTTATTGCAAGAGGAACCGACATTTGTCCCACTTCGTGTATATGTGGCATCCGATTGTGCCTTCTATCTCCGCCTAAACGGAGAACCGATGGAAACGCTTTGGGAGTACAACGGACAAAGCGGAATGTACTCCGTCCTACTGGACAGGGAATTACCCACCTTATGTGTTCCTCGGTCCATACGCGAGCCTAAGCCCGAAAATCGTGTAGATGCCTACGGCAATCCGCAACGTGTCGACCGCTTTATTGCGGGAATAGAGGAATGGATTAACTTCGGCAGTCCGAAAATAACAGACTATCACATCGAACTTATCGATCCCGCGGCATCAGAAGATGTGGCACCTCACAGTTATATTGACAAGAGACCGAATGCAACGCTAAAGTTTTCCTTGCCGGATGTCCCAATATTACGGGACCAAAACTGA
- a CDS encoding energy-coupling factor transporter transmembrane protein EcfT, with product MRESSEVQTKKHTMRHTIFEPRTKILMMLISGCLVILLDSPTALLVCFLGSLALVALSVPTWRQIGLLCAFLFFTTWGLIYSQAIFYNEFPRTVLFTLVPADLPLIGKMTGGIRVYREGLFHGIVQSLRFNTTLVIGCFIVWTTQPRDLLLALAQLRVPATLAFMVTTALHFIPVIANEAATVFRSQRLRGFRYLRLNLFVTCRGVINSFRPILAGNIRHATHLGESVESRGFSPEMATQRTSLRALKMGAWDYSLLTVLFVCLIGVVGLKLLYFFYANGIYYASWLRHAYTFTREVL from the coding sequence ATGAGGGAAAGTTCGGAGGTGCAAACGAAAAAGCACACAATGCGTCATACCATATTTGAACCCCGCACGAAAATTCTGATGATGCTCATCAGCGGATGCCTCGTCATTTTGCTCGACAGCCCGACGGCACTGCTCGTCTGTTTCCTTGGGAGCCTGGCGTTGGTCGCACTGTCCGTCCCGACGTGGCGGCAGATCGGGTTGCTCTGCGCCTTCCTCTTCTTTACAACGTGGGGGCTGATTTACAGTCAAGCGATCTTTTATAACGAATTTCCACGCACCGTGCTGTTCACGCTTGTGCCTGCCGACCTGCCGCTCATTGGGAAGATGACAGGCGGCATCCGTGTCTATCGAGAAGGACTCTTCCACGGCATCGTTCAATCCCTCCGCTTCAACACGACGCTCGTTATCGGATGCTTTATCGTCTGGACGACGCAACCCCGTGATCTGCTCTTGGCGTTGGCGCAGTTGCGTGTGCCTGCGACCCTCGCTTTTATGGTGACGACGGCGTTGCATTTCATTCCTGTGATTGCGAATGAGGCGGCGACTGTGTTCCGTTCGCAGCGGTTAAGGGGATTCCGGTATCTCCGTCTGAATCTTTTCGTAACCTGCCGCGGCGTTATTAACAGTTTTCGTCCGATCTTAGCGGGTAACATTCGGCATGCGACGCACCTCGGCGAATCTGTTGAAAGTCGAGGGTTCTCGCCAGAGATGGCAACACAGCGCACCTCACTCCGAGCGTTGAAGATGGGGGCGTGGGATTATAGCCTGCTCACCGTGTTGTTCGTCTGTTTGATCGGTGTCGTTGGGTTGAAACTTCTCTATTTCTTTTACGCGAATGGTATCTATTATGCCTCGTGGTTGCGGCATGCGTATACGTTCACCCGTGAGGTGCTATAG
- a CDS encoding VWA domain-containing protein — protein MNRSYRRHRSMRALLFAGIVHLCLAITFMFSFYTPRQNRGEDALAVELLNPAAFREQRRTLKPPPPKKLRTPQHTDPSTETNQRHLDLMASANLIDETMRQSEEALLHSATRSVSDLETTLPDVTTDAKRTNSRETPISGEVASPFQTTAGAGVDSLRQRVKGDGGGGFHRLQSTGASEIGTIGDGEGKGEGEGTGKGNSNPFAKALKRIADHIIGTRELDKVNVVFVIDTSASMRDNIQEVAANLFAMTDEFDLVNLEYHLGMSEFSVRYEGQKLEIRTLLPDVGMLRRRMQKATLSGDEHALDALLDTPYRIDFHADADQYIILVTDEPASTHMRKDGSYEAMREKVIKEYQLQGIRVNVLGVPEPFQQELAETTGGLWQPIPGGFGKATTLPSDRVANEAFMKVFRDIVKDIRRNGGRLLFSMESKFEVLLEDGDVPIKKLQREFKKNGVSIAGVDNPFGSSMVWEKQKEDLWVITDYSNGRVYTIRKQDNKLNVFAGIYPESWNLSNSLTAMTQKRGNRWLINDRTHRRMYTIRNEKDRLNIYDGAVLSASPDSAVRGFEPVVDIVVMLDYSRSMGGKSEAIMLGLSTLIGRLDILPIKYRIGLIRFAEAKDAIKVINGAVVTQMPLNESMLESSMEAPFGGDEHLIDAIVEGVPKVKFSPYASRFLLILTDEPTTGKYPPERALSLCQSLGIRAYIIGHPGPTDFQKKLAEQTGGRFFTMPKHLNRTYPNQ, from the coding sequence ATGAACCGCTCTTACAGGCGACACCGTTCCATGCGCGCCCTGCTCTTTGCAGGCATCGTTCATCTTTGTCTCGCCATTACCTTTATGTTCTCCTTCTATACGCCGAGGCAGAACAGGGGTGAAGACGCACTGGCGGTGGAACTCCTCAATCCGGCAGCCTTTCGGGAACAACGGCGCACCCTCAAACCGCCACCACCCAAAAAACTCCGAACACCGCAGCACACAGATCCCTCTACCGAAACAAATCAACGGCATCTCGACCTCATGGCTTCCGCAAATTTAATCGATGAAACGATGCGACAATCGGAAGAAGCACTCCTACACAGCGCAACGAGATCCGTGTCTGACCTTGAAACAACACTCCCCGATGTGACCACGGACGCAAAACGGACCAACAGCCGAGAAACACCGATCTCAGGAGAGGTTGCGAGTCCATTTCAGACGACTGCAGGTGCAGGTGTAGATAGCTTACGACAACGCGTCAAAGGGGACGGCGGTGGTGGATTTCACAGACTCCAATCCACAGGGGCATCTGAAATCGGAACGATCGGGGACGGTGAGGGCAAAGGCGAAGGTGAAGGCACGGGCAAAGGAAATAGCAATCCGTTCGCGAAAGCACTCAAACGTATCGCCGATCACATCATCGGAACACGAGAGTTGGATAAGGTGAACGTCGTCTTCGTAATTGACACGAGTGCGAGCATGCGCGATAACATCCAAGAAGTCGCCGCGAATCTGTTTGCCATGACTGACGAGTTCGATCTCGTCAACCTGGAGTACCACCTCGGCATGTCGGAATTCAGCGTCAGATACGAAGGGCAAAAACTGGAGATCCGCACATTGTTGCCCGATGTCGGTATGCTCCGTAGACGGATGCAAAAAGCGACACTCAGCGGAGATGAACACGCCCTCGACGCTCTCTTGGATACACCGTATCGTATAGATTTCCATGCCGATGCTGACCAATACATCATCCTCGTAACCGACGAACCCGCATCAACACACATGAGAAAGGACGGGTCTTACGAGGCAATGCGGGAAAAGGTTATCAAAGAATATCAACTTCAAGGGATCCGTGTCAACGTCCTTGGCGTTCCGGAACCGTTTCAACAAGAGTTAGCAGAAACGACGGGCGGACTCTGGCAGCCCATTCCGGGCGGTTTCGGTAAGGCAACCACGCTTCCAAGTGATCGGGTCGCCAATGAAGCATTTATGAAGGTTTTTCGGGATATTGTCAAGGACATTCGCCGAAACGGGGGACGACTGCTCTTCAGTATGGAGTCCAAATTCGAGGTGCTACTTGAGGATGGCGATGTTCCAATTAAAAAGTTGCAACGCGAATTTAAGAAGAACGGTGTCTCTATAGCCGGTGTTGATAACCCGTTCGGCAGTTCCATGGTCTGGGAGAAACAGAAGGAGGATTTGTGGGTCATCACCGATTATTCAAACGGCCGCGTCTACACCATCCGTAAACAGGACAATAAATTGAACGTTTTCGCGGGTATCTATCCTGAAAGCTGGAATCTCTCTAACAGTCTCACGGCAATGACACAAAAGCGCGGCAACAGATGGCTCATAAACGACCGAACCCATCGTCGCATGTACACCATCCGAAATGAAAAAGACCGATTGAACATCTACGACGGGGCAGTACTCAGCGCATCTCCTGACAGCGCGGTGAGAGGATTTGAACCCGTCGTCGACATTGTGGTGATGCTCGATTACAGTCGGAGTATGGGCGGCAAATCCGAAGCGATTATGCTCGGTTTAAGCACACTTATCGGTAGGTTAGACATCCTACCGATTAAATATCGGATCGGATTAATCCGTTTCGCCGAGGCGAAGGATGCCATTAAAGTTATCAACGGCGCGGTTGTGACGCAGATGCCGCTCAACGAATCCATGCTCGAAAGTTCGATGGAGGCACCGTTTGGCGGAGACGAACACCTTATCGATGCAATTGTGGAAGGGGTGCCGAAAGTTAAATTCAGTCCGTATGCCAGCCGGTTCCTGCTCATTCTGACAGATGAACCGACAACCGGAAAATATCCGCCTGAACGCGCACTCAGTCTCTGTCAGTCGTTAGGGATCCGCGCCTATATTATCGGACATCCGGGTCCCACAGATTTTCAGAAAAAACTCGCAGAACAGACGGGCGGACGCTTTTTTACAATGCCGAAACACCTCAATAGAACCTATCCGAACCAGTAA
- a CDS encoding DEAD/DEAH box helicase has translation MLQLNLKPNHKAVRDYYATLQQYEQHHIIHEGAVSNPFAFLLDACAKQVNGTLVPQYAMRAPKGNRIVIDGAVLAEYGFPFAYWEAKDMDDDLPRSVIDKRETGYPLDNTLFQNPQRAILYQNGQEVMDIDITDPANLIRVLQFLFSYTPSELDNWEIAVTDFREHVPDLAGELKERIEQRHNTDPPFKKAFTDFYDTCRTSINPELSQDAVEEMLIQHILTERVFRTVFDRSDFTRRNIIAREIENVSDVLMRQSMSRDEFLGPLNRFYVAIEQAATLCKVFSQKQHFLNTFYEKFFQGFSEDVADTHGIVYTPQPIVDFMVNSVAHILETEFGRSLSDTGVHIIDPFVGTGNFIVRLMRDIQGTALEEKYRHELHCNEVMLLPYYIASLNIEQEYYQRMGTYLPFEGIALADTFELFEGQQQHIMFTQENTERVERQKASDMFVVIGNPPYNSKQVNENDNNKNRKYEVMDTLLRETYSRDSKATNKIALSDPYVKAILWASKRIGAEGIVAFVTNNGFLDGIAFDGMRKHLYQDFNRIYILDLKGNVRKDSMREGIPIGEKHTVFGLAAMVGITVTFFVKSRHHHDHKIYYSETDWKATRQEKFNRIESAISINGIEWKEITPDKKHTWLTEGLHAEFDTFISIGTKEAKEIKGKAVDVMFKTYSRGVATSRDAWTYNFNRNTLTENVQEMMKFYNAQVLKWLVTPEKPIVNVDNFVAYDNAKISWSSGLKRKLKSGQMAEFLEKKVRTSLYRPFTKSHLYFNRLMNEAVYVFPSIFPTLETETENRVICVGGYGRKEFAVLMSHCVPDVNLYGDPQQCFPFYTYDEDGTNRQENITDWALAEFRNYYSDNTITKWDIFHYNYGLLHHPTYREKYEMNLKRDLPHIPFAEDFWGFANAGAALADLHVNYESVPKYDGLKPMETPGMQVNLSVEKMRLSKDKTQLKYNDFLTLDSIPPEVYDYKLGNRSALEWVVNQYRVKTDKRSGIVNDPNRADEPRYIVDLIARVITVSLKTVEIVKNLPAL, from the coding sequence ATGCTACAACTCAACCTGAAACCCAACCACAAAGCAGTCCGAGACTATTACGCTACGCTGCAGCAATACGAGCAACACCACATCATACACGAAGGGGCCGTCAGCAATCCCTTCGCTTTCCTACTCGATGCCTGCGCAAAACAGGTGAACGGCACACTCGTCCCGCAATACGCGATGCGCGCCCCAAAAGGCAACCGTATCGTCATCGACGGTGCCGTCCTCGCCGAATACGGATTCCCCTTCGCCTACTGGGAAGCAAAGGACATGGACGACGATCTGCCAAGGTCCGTAATCGACAAGCGTGAGACGGGCTACCCACTCGACAATACCCTCTTCCAGAACCCACAGCGCGCCATCCTTTACCAGAACGGACAGGAGGTGATGGACATCGACATCACTGACCCTGCAAACCTGATTCGGGTGCTCCAGTTCCTGTTCTCCTACACGCCATCCGAACTGGATAACTGGGAAATCGCCGTTACCGATTTCAGAGAACACGTGCCAGATCTCGCAGGCGAACTCAAGGAACGGATCGAGCAACGCCACAACACCGATCCCCCCTTCAAAAAAGCGTTCACCGATTTCTACGATACCTGTCGTACCTCCATCAACCCCGAACTTTCACAGGACGCCGTCGAGGAGATGCTCATCCAACACATCCTCACTGAACGCGTCTTCCGTACCGTCTTTGACCGGTCGGACTTCACCCGTCGAAACATCATCGCACGCGAGATAGAGAACGTCAGCGATGTGTTGATGCGGCAGTCTATGAGCCGCGACGAGTTCCTTGGACCGTTGAACCGATTCTACGTCGCCATCGAACAAGCCGCCACGCTCTGCAAAGTCTTTTCCCAAAAACAGCATTTCCTTAACACCTTCTACGAGAAATTCTTTCAAGGGTTCTCCGAGGACGTAGCGGATACACACGGTATCGTCTACACCCCACAACCGATTGTCGATTTCATGGTGAACAGTGTGGCGCACATCTTGGAAACCGAGTTCGGTCGGTCGCTGTCAGATACCGGAGTACACATCATCGATCCGTTCGTCGGGACGGGCAACTTCATCGTCCGGCTCATGCGGGACATCCAAGGCACTGCGTTAGAGGAGAAATACCGCCACGAACTCCACTGCAACGAGGTGATGCTCCTACCCTACTACATCGCCAGTCTCAACATCGAGCAGGAGTACTACCAACGCATGGGAACGTATCTGCCATTTGAGGGCATCGCACTCGCCGACACGTTCGAGTTGTTTGAAGGACAGCAGCAACATATTATGTTCACGCAGGAAAACACAGAACGCGTGGAGCGACAGAAGGCATCGGATATGTTCGTCGTCATCGGCAATCCACCTTACAATTCGAAACAGGTCAACGAGAACGATAACAACAAGAATCGGAAGTATGAGGTAATGGACACACTCCTGCGTGAAACATATTCGCGAGACTCAAAAGCCACAAATAAAATCGCTCTCTCAGATCCGTATGTAAAGGCAATTCTCTGGGCATCAAAACGAATTGGAGCGGAAGGTATTGTCGCATTTGTGACGAACAACGGATTTCTCGACGGTATCGCGTTCGACGGCATGCGGAAACATCTTTATCAGGATTTTAACCGTATCTACATTTTGGATTTGAAAGGCAATGTCCGTAAAGATTCAATGCGAGAGGGGATCCCCATTGGAGAAAAGCATACCGTATTTGGACTTGCGGCGATGGTTGGGATTACCGTGACCTTCTTTGTGAAAAGTCGGCACCATCATGATCACAAGATTTACTATAGTGAGACGGATTGGAAAGCCACAAGACAAGAAAAGTTCAACCGAATCGAAAGTGCGATTTCAATCAACGGGATTGAATGGAAAGAAATTACACCCGATAAAAAACATACATGGCTAACAGAAGGACTTCACGCCGAATTTGACACCTTTATTTCAATCGGAACCAAAGAAGCGAAGGAAATAAAAGGTAAGGCGGTGGACGTAATGTTCAAAACTTACAGTCGTGGGGTTGCTACAAGCCGTGACGCGTGGACCTACAACTTCAACCGAAACACACTCACCGAAAACGTTCAGGAAATGATGAAGTTTTACAATGCCCAGGTGCTGAAGTGGTTAGTCACGCCAGAGAAGCCGATTGTGAACGTTGATAATTTCGTGGCGTATGACAACGCTAAAATCAGCTGGAGTTCTGGTTTAAAACGAAAGTTGAAAAGCGGACAAATGGCTGAGTTTTTGGAGAAAAAGGTACGAACGTCTCTCTACCGTCCCTTTACAAAATCACACCTCTATTTCAATAGATTGATGAATGAGGCAGTGTATGTGTTTCCATCCATCTTCCCTACATTAGAAACCGAAACGGAAAATCGGGTGATATGTGTCGGCGGCTATGGTCGGAAAGAGTTTGCTGTTTTGATGAGTCACTGTGTTCCCGATGTGAACCTCTACGGAGATCCCCAACAATGCTTCCCCTTCTACACCTACGATGAGGACGGCACGAATCGCCAAGAGAACATCACGGATTGGGCGTTGGCGGAATTCCGAAACTATTACAGTGATAACACCATCACCAAGTGGGACATCTTCCACTATAACTACGGTCTCCTGCACCATCCCACCTATCGCGAGAAATACGAGATGAACCTCAAGCGCGATCTCCCGCATATCCCCTTCGCTGAAGACTTCTGGGGATTCGCCAATGCAGGCGCGGCGTTAGCAGATCTCCACGTCAACTATGAATCCGTGCCGAAATACGACGGACTGAAGCCCATGGAAACGCCGGGGATGCAGGTCAATTTGAGCGTCGAGAAGATGCGATTGTCCAAAGACAAGACACAGTTGAAATACAACGATTTCCTCACGCTGGACAGTATACCGCCAGAGGTGTACGACTATAAACTCGGCAATCGCTCTGCGTTGGAGTGGGTCGTGAATCAGTATCGCGTCAAGACGGACAAACGGAGCGGGATCGTCAATGACCCGAACCGTGCCGATGAACCGCGGTATATCGTGGATCTGATAGCCCGCGTCATTACCGTCAGCCTCAAAACGGTGGAGATTGTTAAAAACCTACCAGCGTTATAA
- a CDS encoding AAA family ATPase — translation MKLTEFRVCMYKGIIDSGWVDVNDLTVLVGKNESGKTSLLKALHKLNPYKSETEESESYNNTKEWPRGRRVESSEEHVVCRAKFQLSDEEKTELAQIAEGETLPETVEVSRNYAGQLEIDLGEEIRLDEPSFIDINEVLDVLPEVPDNLDPDFRGLAFSCLDEVRSYINERRFDELVSLAKHHDVILRGEGVLPDYYSYSDEEQFINQYLEVLNRLARDPQLSRPAQSKVHQYINEHLPTFVYIDGYRTFRGNAHLEDVRTRQEGNRLTEEDKTFLMILRLSDLDLNRLVDLGLGDDPDRLRERQHDVEDGATVLTKKLSSGLTQRDYEVEYRVDGPYFFICVKDNIDPSLIDLEARSKGYQWYFSFDLMMRHEVEDTFKGCVILLDEPGLHLHPKAQGDLLKLLEKYSEGNTLLYTTHLPFMIDLNHPDRIRILKETSDEGIIVKTDLTETSPESRLPLQAALGIDLSQKYLIEKRNLVVEGTGDYWVLTELSNLFRRSEMEGIPEDVLIAAGGGASQAVPLAGLMIAQNLDVVVLFDSDFAGREAHDKLVKKWLTQYKETHTEVVMLGEAVGAEHDFELEDLFSEDFMKGVVKETYSKELANVDVADMILQGQDQLWDRLARYLKDEKGIENPNKDSVAKRVRDRLGKMKNVSELPEETEERVIMLFQTIRKAFGEDESKSA, via the coding sequence ATGAAATTAACAGAATTTCGTGTGTGTATGTACAAAGGAATTATTGACTCTGGATGGGTTGACGTAAACGATTTAACAGTGCTTGTTGGTAAGAATGAGTCTGGCAAGACGTCCCTCCTGAAGGCACTCCACAAGCTGAACCCTTACAAGTCGGAAACGGAGGAATCTGAGTCGTACAACAACACCAAGGAATGGCCCCGTGGACGACGAGTCGAAAGTAGCGAAGAACATGTGGTGTGTCGTGCGAAATTCCAACTTTCAGATGAAGAAAAAACTGAACTCGCCCAAATTGCTGAAGGGGAAACGCTTCCCGAGACCGTGGAAGTTTCACGGAATTATGCTGGGCAATTGGAGATCGACCTCGGGGAAGAGATTCGCTTGGATGAACCTTCTTTCATTGATATTAATGAGGTTCTGGATGTCCTACCAGAGGTGCCAGACAATCTCGATCCCGACTTCAGAGGACTTGCGTTTTCCTGTCTTGATGAAGTAAGGTCTTATATCAATGAAAGGCGGTTCGATGAGTTGGTATCATTAGCAAAACATCACGATGTTATATTGCGAGGGGAAGGAGTGCTGCCCGATTACTATTCATACAGTGATGAAGAGCAGTTCATCAATCAGTATCTTGAAGTTCTTAATCGACTCGCTCGTGACCCTCAACTGTCCCGTCCTGCTCAATCTAAAGTCCATCAGTACATTAATGAGCATTTACCAACGTTTGTTTATATTGACGGTTATAGGACTTTTAGGGGTAATGCTCACCTTGAAGACGTTCGGACTCGGCAGGAAGGAAACCGTTTAACCGAGGAAGATAAGACGTTTCTCATGATCCTTCGCTTGTCCGATCTTGATTTAAACAGACTGGTTGACCTTGGGCTCGGGGACGATCCAGATAGACTTCGAGAACGGCAGCATGATGTAGAGGATGGGGCCACTGTTTTAACAAAGAAACTCTCAAGTGGGCTTACTCAACGTGATTATGAAGTTGAGTATCGAGTTGATGGTCCGTATTTCTTTATTTGTGTAAAGGACAATATTGATCCGTCTCTCATTGACTTAGAGGCTCGGTCCAAAGGTTATCAGTGGTATTTCTCTTTCGATCTCATGATGAGGCACGAAGTTGAGGATACGTTTAAGGGGTGTGTAATCCTTTTGGATGAACCCGGACTCCATCTGCATCCAAAAGCACAAGGCGACTTACTCAAACTACTTGAGAAATATTCTGAGGGAAATACGCTTCTCTATACGACACATCTTCCGTTCATGATTGACCTAAACCATCCAGACCGAATCCGAATCTTAAAGGAGACAAGCGACGAGGGAATCATTGTAAAAACGGATCTAACTGAAACTTCTCCAGAATCAAGACTCCCACTTCAGGCGGCATTAGGGATTGACCTCTCACAGAAATATCTAATTGAGAAACGCAATCTCGTAGTGGAAGGGACTGGTGACTATTGGGTACTAACGGAGTTATCGAACTTATTCCGACGGAGTGAAATGGAGGGGATCCCGGAGGATGTACTGATTGCAGCCGGTGGAGGTGCCTCTCAAGCTGTCCCTCTTGCTGGATTAATGATCGCGCAGAATCTTGACGTGGTGGTATTGTTTGACTCTGATTTTGCGGGGCGTGAAGCCCATGATAAACTCGTAAAAAAATGGCTTACGCAATATAAGGAGACTCACACTGAAGTCGTTATGCTGGGTGAGGCTGTAGGTGCTGAGCACGATTTTGAACTTGAAGACCTGTTTTCTGAAGATTTCATGAAAGGGGTTGTTAAGGAAACTTACAGCAAAGAACTTGCGAATGTAGATGTAGCGGATATGATACTGCAAGGTCAGGATCAACTCTGGGACAGACTTGCGCGTTACCTGAAAGATGAGAAAGGTATAGAAAACCCTAACAAAGACTCGGTTGCAAAACGGGTGCGAGATAGGTTAGGTAAGATGAAGAATGTCAGTGAATTGCCTGAGGAAACGGAAGAGAGGGTCATCATGCTTTTCCAAACAATTCGTAAGGCATTTGGTGAAGATGAATCCAAATCTGCTTAA